The nucleotide window AAATATCGTTTACCTTAGGCTTGGATTGTTAAGTTAGTATGATATCGttgttttatcatatttcatGGCTATCTTTAGAGATATACTGTCAACTCCAACCACTTTGTcggaataaatatatattgagaCCTGAAGCCTACAGTAGTTTCGTTAGTCATTCTTGTTGGGAGAAACCCTGttacaataataaaaaagaGAGGAAAAAACCTTTTTTTTCGTGAATTCACCTGTCTAAGGGAGGTAATACAATGATAAAAACTGACGCGGTGTATTATCAAGGTTGACcgtattattttttctttgagaTGATCGAAATATGACATAATGATACGTTTTTGTCAAATGCGAGCCCCAAAAGGATTAAAATAAATAGCGTACCTAAATTGTAATGTTAATGTTTCCATTTAATGCTCTTGTCTTTATCATAGATGTTTGTTAATGAATAAATCCAATGTGATAGTGATTTCTAAGGTATGGAGACCCGTCACGAGAAAAAAATCGATAAAGAGAATCAGATTCTTCTACAGTGACCCATTTCATCTAAAATTCTGACAAATTAATCATCGCGAATATGAAAACCTATTTGATCAAAGTGTGACAAATCCCGAGGAGTAGTGTTCGACCCGGGGGTGTTTTGGGGTCATCAAGTGCAAATAGAATTAGGTTGTTCGAAGGGTGTCGTGTGACATGGTCatcaatgaatgaaaatcatcAATTCTAATTCATTTTACGGTAACCCGTTTTcattaaaattcaataatttttttttaaattcgttTTTATTTGATGTTTGCAGATGTAAGGTACAAGAACCAGACCTGTTTCAGAGTGTAGAAGAGATAGACTGGAGCGAAGATACTCCCGCGTCTGGCAAACGACTTGCTGGACGCGATCAAGGGATGCGACTTTGAAGGCATCGTCGAGTCTTCGTTTCACGGTGATCAGTCTCTCCTGACCGACCTGGACGTCTTCGATTTTTTGGAGACAGATTCGCTCACACGGGACTCTTCATTACAGGTCGGAGGTGGGAGGAACGATTTCAACATTCGACCTATCGGCGAGAAGGCACTCAAAAATATGGGAGTCAAGGAGGTCAGCTACGAACTGACCTTCAACGACCGCGTCTTTCGACAACAGAGAAAGATGAGAGAAGTCTTGGATCTTCTGAGGGAAACCTTCCAGAGAATGCTCGACCGGGTCAGGAGAGACCTTCAATCCAGCGACATCGTTCGAGTGGCTATCTGTAAGGACGGACTGGACCTGGCAGGTTTTGTCCCCTTCCGCCCGATGGAGGACAGGGATGCGGATGTCGTGTTGGACACCCTGACCTACGTCCTCAACAGTAACGAGGACGTGGCGTTCGATTCCACCTCACGGACCGACGTGGGAGCCATCAAGTATTCGAGGGGCGGACGAGGACACAAGATGTCCACATCGATTGATTGTGGCAATTGTGAATGACGATAACAAGTGTCTCGTTCGAGCCACCCTCGTTGCCCTGGCCAGTGCCTGTAAACTCCACCCGGACGAGTATCGGAAAATACAGGTTCGACATCCAACCTTTACCGCCGGGGAAATCTTCGCCCATTATGGGGTGTGTCCACTATGATATTACGACAATCTCAGTCACAACCCTAACGGAGCACAAGACATCTTGACGAATCGAGTCTGTCAGACCATGGGCATCGTCACCGAGGAACCCTTGACGTACGCCTGCATCCCTTGTCTGGAAGAGATCCTGGACGTCAACCTGCACGTCGTTAGAGCGATCATGGGGGACAAGTTTTCGTACGACAGCGCCAACCGCGACTGGGAACGCAAAAAGGTCTTCCTGCACCAATACGATGTGGACGACAGAGAGCACTTTCACGTCATCACCAAGATCACGGGATTCTTCGGGCGGTCTTATTTCTGTCAGTACTGTCTCGTTCCATTCGAGAAACCTTACCACCACAACTGTGTAAAACACTGCAACGTGTAAGTCCTGTCACTGTTACGTGCAGCCGGAACACCTGTGCTATGCCAACGCACATTCCTCCTCGGAAGAACGGTGTAAATTCATCTTTGCCGAAATTGAATCTTCACAGCGAGACGAGACCGTCCAATGCGAATTCGGGTATGTACCTGTAGCAAACGCCGACTGTTCCCAAAATCTAGACCGTCCTGTCTGGACTGTCGTCTCTATCGACACTCTCGGAAGTCGCACTGCGGACAAGCCAGACTCTCGTTCGTTCTCGCCATGTGTCAGACCACCTGTTCCGAATGCGAGGAGGATCTGACTCCAGACAGCCGGTGCAGTCATTGCGACGATCGATGCGACACATGTGCCAAGATCGACAAGAAGACCAAACAGTACTTGTCACCTCCCTGTCCCGATACGTGTGGAGGGAGCAAGCGTGTGTTCGAGACCCTACATGATCTGGGCGTCTGGATGTTCAGCGACGTACACAAGGATTTCACGGTCTTCTTCCACAACCTCGCCTACGACGGATCCTTTCTACTACGGTACCTGATCTCTCAGACCATTCGTCCGTCCTTCGTCATCTACCGAGGCAGTAAGATTCAGATGTTCAACGTCGGTCAAATGAACATCCGAGTCTCTTTCATCCAGTCTTGGGGTACCACACGGGAGGGAAACTAAAGTTTTCTCTGTATCGGACGTGCGTGGAACGGCGACAGCAAGAGTCCTACACATGCGACGATTCTGACAGAGCTTGGGTCGGAACGTTTAGCACGCCCGAGCTTCAGAAGGCCATCGAAAAAGGGTACAAGATTAGCAAGATCAACGAAGTGTACCACTGGCGGGAAACGGCGCGGTACGACTCCGACGCGCAGACGGGCGGACACATTGCCTCTTACATCaacctctttttaaaaatcaagcaAGAGGCGAGCGGACGACCCACCTGGGTCCAGACCCGGTCAAATCTTTTAGAAAACACGTTTATACTCTTAGAAGACAATTCAAAATACGAACAATAGCAAAGAGAGAGAACTTAGACAACCAGTGAAATTGGAGAGCtctatattctataaatatttacatggtgCTATTACTGACCATTACATGTATGATCTCATAATCTATAAATAACTTTAGAGATATTTGCATATACTATTAAGTTGTGCATAAAATAGATTAAAAGTAAAGACAACTTTTGTCATGTACTAATCTTCATaatctaaataatgaaataatatatttactttagaaaagTATCACCCTGtcataattttatgaaattacatgtttttaatCATAGATATGTTCttctatttgttgtttttttaaatttcaatatttttgccGTCAgatacagcttgtattgctttaagttTCAAATGTCtggaaaaatcattgaaaacataatattcaaatcttttatcattgagcgttcgcttcgtaacctgGATGCCATGAGTTCTGAGTCCCGCTCGTGCCAcagccgcgtcaaacctaagacgttaaacaggtagtgattgctccttcattAAACGTTGGGCAATTAAAAGTGAGAAtcgcgggtctttcggatatggccttaaaaacggaggctccgtgtcgcggcaggcgttgaaACAATAAATGACCCTCACTACGGCCCTGatcgctaagcataggtctaaatttgttgtACTTCGTCTCATGATAGTCGGCTGcgacaatatattttcatctacATAATTCGTAGAAAtaatcaattttgtattttaagatGGGATAGATTAAAAACTTtatattaaaactatttttttccGGAAATAATGCATACAGCTATCAAGCTTGTCCTATCCTTCAACATGATGCACATAAtatcaagaaattcatttttaaattccctaatttttattttgcaatATTTAGCAATTGtaacttttaagaaataatgggTTCATCTTTATGTATTACGTGAAACGACAGAGATGTACAGGTAGAATGTGAGTGTGATTAATTCTACACAATGCGTAATGTAAAAGTCTAATTAAATATTAATTAATCAAACATGATGGAAAGTTATTTCACCATTATTAATCTAAAAGGcgataaaattatttaatctaTCTATTTAGcaaaggaaaactaaattgaaatattatgcactacatgtacctattttTTAATCTCAATTGTTACACACCAGGTACACGTGCTTAATCAGCTGACGCTAGCTTCGTCGCGACCCACGGGAAAATGTGTATTAAAAAGACCTgtatgattatacatgtatttgatttaatttacaaCTGAAAGTTTGGAAAAGCTTAAACTGCGTGACTGGTTGTTTTCATACTAAAATGATTAACATGAGTTTACTGTCGTCTTCAAAAGTTTTATCATTAAAGTGAACAATGAATGTTGTCAATCTAATAAGGATGGCGCTTCACGGTATTTTCGCTTCAGTTTGACACAGTAACAAATCACTTGAAGCTGCTACATGTACTACCATTTCCCGACTGTGGATACGTTGGTACATGTTTACAAGTATTTgtctttgaatttgaaaagtCCACGCATCTGCTAGATAATACACAGAAACCACAATTTCAAAGACACCGACATTTATCTAGGCCAAACCTTTCAGATTACGTGACATCGTGTTTTTGACCTGTACTATAtgttatgatcggtgatatgctGTCTGCGTGTAGGGCTTTATTTTAATACTGTGAAATATTGCTGTTAACATTAGATTGTATTTCTACTGATATATTGGTCGGTTTTCAATTTACatacaacaggggatgcttactcctcctaggcacctgatcccacctctggtgtgcccaggggtccgtgtttggtcacctatctattttgtattgcttataggagttatgagattgatcactgttcgttatcttcaccttgcatactcaATTGACCGACCACCATTTGGAGCCTATTGGCTGCATAGAGGAGTTGATAAAATCAACGTCCAATAGCAACCATAGTTTGAATTGCAGGTGTATTTCAACAGcatatatcattaaaataataaaaaggttCAAGATTTTTAGCCACCACGCCATAAAAATTAATTAGCTGAAAACTTCAAAAGGGTTCAAAAAATGTCTTATTACGTTTGAAGACAGACAAATGTttgagtttttatttttatttcttgcaCATCATTTACTACCAGTGAAATCAAAGGGGATTGCAATTATGGAAAACTAAAcatttttattagctcacctgagttgaaagctCAAGCGAACTTTTATGATCGCCTgctgtccgtcgtctgtccgtccgtccgtctgtctgtaaactttttatattttcgacTCCTTCTCCAGAACCGCCGGGCCAAATTCAACcgaacttggcacaaagcatccttgggtaaagggccttcacgtttgtacaaatgaagagccatacccctttcaaaagggagataatcacaaacatGCAAAGATAGGGTGGATTCATCTAAAAATactcttttcaagaaccacagggccaaaagagctgaaattcacatgaacgCTTTTTGACACAGTTcagattcaagcttgttcaaagCATGTTCCCCAGGGGTTGGAtagggccacagtaggggatcaaaattatacatacaaatatatagggaaaatcttttagaatcttctcaagaaccactgggccagagtagctcaaatttacatgaaagctgcctgacatagtgcagattccagtttgtcAAAATCAAGGCTCCTGGGGGTTGAATGAGGcaacaagggggatcaaagttttccatgcaaatatatagggaaaatcttcagaaatcttctcaaaaactactggatcaggaaagtggaaatttacatgaaggtTCTTcccatagtgcagatttaagtttgtaaaaatcaagtgtgggggggggggggggggaggcaagTTGGACCTACAagggggatcaaattttttttatagaaaaatataGGGAACgtcttcaaaaatcttcctctTAAAACTACAGGAccaagaaagtggaaatttacatgaaagcttcctacatttatatgtacatgtaacatagtcCAGATTgaagtttcttaaaatcttgacccccgaggataggatggggccacaatatgggatcaaagtgtAACATaccaatatatagaaatattcttctcaaaaactactgggaagttgaaatttacaaaaaagcttcctgaaatagtgcagagtcacgttttttaaaattaaaatcatggcctcggaaggtaagatgaggcgacaatagggaaccaaaattttacataaaagaaaatggggaaaatcattaaaactcttcttttgaaaaatcactgggcaataaaagtttacattcaaatgaaagcttcctgacatagtctaGATTCGATTTTGAAACAGAtcagcccccctccccccgcagtaaggatcaaattttacatgcaaatatatcgAAAACATCTTTAGATAtgaaccaaggtgactcaggtgagcgatgtagccCATTGGCTTCTTGTTTATATAAGTTTTTCTTTCTGACACCAGCTAAGAAAATGATCTTgattattttaaataatgacAACCGAGGAATCTTATTTTATAAGATGTGATAAAACAAATCCAAGAATACGCGTATTTCTGCTCTAAAAGTCATAGAACATCATTATAGCCTTGTTATTGGTTTTCCGTTAATGGGGATAAAATATCTTGTATTATTGATGAAAGGTATATTATATAGTATAGTCTTTCAATGTGGCTATTTAAACTTTAAAGCTTTTAGAAATTAACACTCCATATCATAAGGCTGCGCGATTTTACCCCTATGTATGTGCCTATCAAGAAGATGCCTATCAAAACCAgtttttttgtataaaaaatgACACAGGATCATTATTTTACGGGGTAATTTTTCTACAATCTACACGGAGACAAACGAACCCAAGGCCATAATTTCTACAAAACGTGGGTCTTTTTCTACGTTGAATATTGGTCAGAATGTCAAATTTCTACGTAGAAAAATTACACCTGTTCAATATAATACGGGGGTCACTTTTCGTCGTTACACCGGCAATTTTTAAGTGAACACAATGATAAACTGAGGCAGATCGTTACAATATATGTGACATAATTAAACAAACTGAGTCTCGAAATAAGGGTACAGTTGACTCAAATAACTAAAAGATCCATGTAAATGTGTATCATAAAAACAACTATAGATCCATGTAAATGTGTATCATAAAAACAACTACAGATCCATGTAAATGTGTATCATAAAAACAACTACAGATCCATGTAAACGTGTATCATAAAAACAACTACAGATCCATATACACGTGTATCATAAAAACAACTACAGATCCATGTAAACGTGCAACATAAAAACAACTACAGATCCATGTAAACGTGTATCATAAAAACAACTACAGATCCATGTAAACGTGTATCATAAAAACAACTACAGatccatgtacatgtgtatcataAAAACAACTACAGATCCATGTAAACGTGTATCATAAAAACAACTACAGATCCATGTAAACGTGTATCATATAAACAACTACAGATCCATGTAAATGTGTATCATAAAAACAACTACAGATCCATGTGAACGTGTATCATAAAAACAACTACAGATCCATGTAAATGTGTATCATAAAAACAACTACAGATCCATGTAAACGTGTATCATAAAAACAACTACAGATCCATGTAAACGTGTATCATAAAAACAACTACAGATCCATGTAAATGTGTATCATAAAAACAACTACAGATCCATGTAAACGTGTATCATAAAAACAACTACAGATCCATGTAAATGTGTATCATAAGAACAACTACAGATCCATGTAAATGTGCAACATAAAAACACTTTTGAGCCTGATATGTCTCAAGATGTGAAACAGAATCGAAGAAAAACGGTCAACAACTGATGAAAACGAGGATGAAGAGCATTTTGTAAAAACGGGTAGAATGTTTGAATAGAAGGTTTAGTGGTAGTGTGTGTTTGTGTGACAATATACCTCTTCCAAAAAATGTGTTCATCATCTTCTTGACATAGCCCTTACCAAAATATAagccctctggcacacagttgctgcaaatttgcagcgcATTTGCGGCAAGTTTGCCACAACTAGttgcggcatatttgccgcaagtatacttttcgtaagcaaatttttcctctggcacacagtttgtggcacagttgcggcacacacttgctgcacacttctggcacagtgTGTGGCATagttgccgcaagtatacttttcgtatgcaaattttcctctggcacacagtttgcagcaaacttgcggcacacacttgctgcacacttctggcacacagtgtgcggcatatttgccgcaagtatacttttcgtatgcaaattttcctctggcacacagtctgcagcaaacttgcggcacacacttgctgcacacttctggcacacagtgtgcggcatatttgccgcaagtatacttttcgtatgcaaatttttcctctggcacacagtttgcggcaaacttgcggcacactctTGCTGCagacttctggcacacagtttgcggcacacttctggcactgtctgctcgaaattaagggatgctatataaactgtcattacaaaacaaaaacacaataacaattcaattaatataatttcaagaacaatgacatatcaagtaattaacatattcaaaaatactaattaaaaaaatttattcaaaaacagaaatgaccgggttcttgtaaaatatgttcTCTATGATAGGAACAACAGTAGAAACATATACTTGATAATTGCGCATGCGTTGGAATGGCAAGTTGGAAGTTTTTTCAGCTCATGATGAACTGAAGAGAAAATGGTTTCACGATAGAGGTGTGTGCATAAAAGTTCACGTCAGCTGCACCATTTGTAAGTGATTAAGAATGACAGAGAACGGAGACAAACATACACATAGACGGTCGTCAGACGGGCAAACTCCCAAACCATCAtccaaaatgttgaaaatggcGGAAGGGGACAGTGGTGACAGTGATGACGTTGGAACCAAAATCATTGACCAGATGACTGTAATAGCGGACGCTGTGAGTCAGCTCCAGAAGGGTCAGAAAGAACTACGTTCATCTTTCGATAGTAAGTTTGATAAATTCAAGAATGAGTTCATGGCTATTATTGATAGTAAATTCAAAGCAATGCGGTCagattttgaccttgaacttggtaAACAGCAAAGCCAGATCGACAGTTTGTCACGGTCAGTTGAGTCTCTTATTCATCGAGTGAAAGAGGTAGAGAAAGTAGGACACAGTTACGCAACTCAACCTGGATCAGCTGTTCACCATTCGAGCACCGTCAAGGATTCAGAGGTAACCATAATAGCTAGTAATATACCTCAGTCAGACGATGAGGACATTCTACAAGTTGCATAGGATCTTGTTGACTGTCTGAGTGATTCGATTAGTGTAGTCGCGGCTGCTAGGCTCAGGAGTCGGATTCAGGGGAAACCAGGGTTAGTGAAAATCAGTTTCGCAACTGTCGAGGACAAAGTAGAAATACTACGGAAGAAACGCGACTTGAAGGGCAGTCAAGCGTACAAATCTGTTTTCTTAAGGTCCTCTAAATCCCACACCGAGAGGCTCATAGAACTTAACGCGAAAACACTACTAACTCAAATACCGAATGGAGAACAATTTCGTATCACTTCGAATGGACGGATAGTAAAGAAAGATTCTGACCGTCAACACAGCAATTTCTCCACGGACAGCAACAACCGCGATCAGGATCATCAATAGCAACCTCCCCGGCCCATAGACACTATAAAACTAGGTCACATTAATGTCTGTGGATGGACCGACGAAAATGCAGAACTTAGAAGCCAAATTATCAATGTCATGAATTGTGACATCATTTCAATAAGTGAAACACacttatataaagaaaaagaaatacatattAAAGGGTACAAGTGGATAGGATTCAATAGACAACAAATTCACGTAAATGCACCTAAAGCATCAGGGGGAGTTGGAATTCTTGTAAAAATCTGGTTAACTGAACTTTTTAGTATTTCTGTGATCGACAAATGTTATGATGGCATTTTAGGAATTAAGTTTACTAAACACAACTctgattttgaattcattgtaTTTACTTGTTACCTCCCACCAGAAAATTCAAACAGAGGACGGGATGCTCAGGGTTTTTTTGCACATCTGTTGTCCCAGATTTATTTGCACAATGAAAATAATGGTATTTTTTTATTGGGTGACATGAATTGTAGAATAGGCAACCTACAAGAGGTAATACAAGATGTTGATGAAATTACCACTCGTAAACCTATAGACAACACTATAAACCAGCATGGTCATGAATTTATTGAGTTTCTCAATGAAACAAACTTTTGTGTTCTGAATGGCAGATTTCCAGATGACAATTTTACGTGTATTTCACGAAAAGGTAAATCTGTAGTTGACTATATATGTATACCTGTAGATATATTTAGATATGTTACAAATTTTAATGTGTTTACAGTACAGTCTATTGTAGATGATTTCAAGTTTCATGATTTCTTAGGTATGAAATCAAAACTCCCGGATCACTCGGTTATTACTTGTGATTTCAGTGTTACTGAATATGGCTTAATACATGAATCTGAAAAGGTCGAAAGCACTAAACCACGATTTAATCTGAATAGGATCCCACGGGATTTTATGTCCAATGAATTGACTAGAACTGGTTTATTAATAGCAATAGATCAAATTGAAAAAAGCAGAAAATCGCAAGAAAATATAGATGGCATTTATGACAatttatgtaaaataattttaaaagaaatggaaacTATCCCAAAGATTGTACACAAAAACTCAAGTAAAcgtctgaaaaataaaaagcctTTTTGGAATGATGAATTACGTGATTTATGGAACAATAcacgagaaaaagaaaatatgtttgTGAAATATAAAGGTAAACAAAATGTTAAATCGGCCCTAAGACGAGAATACATTGAAGCACGGGATATTTTTGACAAGGCGCTTAGGCGCACCGAACGCTCTTACAAGAAAACTGTAGCTAGAGACATTGAGAATATGAGTTCATCAAACCCAAATGaattttggaataaaatcaaaaaGCTTGGACCaagaaataca belongs to Ostrea edulis chromosome 7, xbOstEdul1.1, whole genome shotgun sequence and includes:
- the LOC130047523 gene encoding uncharacterized protein LOC130047523 isoform X2, encoding MTENGDKHTHRRSSDGQTPKPSSKMLKMAEGDSGDSDDVGTKIIDQMTVIADAVSQLQKGQKELRSSFDNEQNGFRRGRSCEDHIET